TAACCATGACCCGCCAAAATGAGGTGCTTCATAAGGCAAGGGCAATGCTAAACGAATAATTACGTCTAAGATAATTTTGCAAAATGAATGATTACCTATGCTTGGCAATTAAAGTGGTAAAGATGGGTTATAAAAAGGGAGAATTTTTTATACTTGCAAAAAAAGTCGATGAGGTAGTAGATACAATCAAAATTCAACCTCCGGCAGGGGAAAAAATAGATCAGGACGAATCCATGAGACGTATCGAATCACTTTTAGAAAAAAAAGAGGAAACCGTTCTCAACGTCTTTCAACTGAAGACAATGCTCCAGGAAAACGATACGCTGGCGATTCTGATATACGGCAGTCCCGATCCTGATGCAGTTGCCTCTGCGATGGCGCTAAGGGAATTGCTCAATCAGACCAAGCCGCTTGCCAAGTGTGTCTTTGTTGCTACCGAGCAGGTTATACGCCAGCAAAACGCCGAATTTGTCAAGGAAATGAAGGTTGAAATACAGATGCTTGACAAGACTGATTTGAAGGAATATCGCCTTGTTGCGGTTGTGGATGCCCAGCCGACCTTCTTCAGGGAAGCGCTCGCCGATATAAAACCCCAGATCGTTCTTGATCATCATCCCTGCCGGACAGTCTGGCATGCCTCGCTTGCCGATGTGCGTGCGGATTACGGGGCCCTTTCCACGATCATGACGGAATACCTCCTGGTTGCGCACACCAGAATTCCCAAGCGTCTTTATACGGCGCTTCTGTATGGAATCAGGAGCGATACCAATAATTTCGAACGCGACGCACGGCTGGAGGATGTAAGCGCCTATTATTTCAATTTTATGCATGCCAATCGGCAGCTCATCCGGCGCATCGAGTTAAACCAGATACCGGATCGGTTTCTCAAGTACTTCGCTTATGCCCACAAGCATAAGCGTCGCTATCGTGATCGAGTGGTCTGTTTCCTCGGGACGGTGGAGAGCGCCGATGTCTGCGTGCAGGTGGCCGATTTCTATATCAGGATAATCAATGTATTCCATGTAATAATTGCCGGCATGGTGAAGGATCGCCTTAT
This DNA window, taken from Syntrophobacterales bacterium, encodes the following:
- a CDS encoding DHH family phosphoesterase, with the protein product MGYKKGEFFILAKKVDEVVDTIKIQPPAGEKIDQDESMRRIESLLEKKEETVLNVFQLKTMLQENDTLAILIYGSPDPDAVASAMALRELLNQTKPLAKCVFVATEQVIRQQNAEFVKEMKVEIQMLDKTDLKEYRLVAVVDAQPTFFREALADIKPQIVLDHHPCRTVWHASLADVRADYGALSTIMTEYLLVAHTRIPKRLYTALLYGIRSDTNNFERDARLEDVSAYYFNFMHANRQLIRRIELNQIPDRFLKYFAYAHKHKRRYRDRVVCFLGTVESADVCVQVADFYIRIINVFHVIIAGMVKDRLIIIFRGDGYRHDCGAIAIRAFGSIGSAGGHRSAARVEIPLDAMKNILGDDLSQDAVNHFLVQQLRRKKGTS